One part of the Mailhella massiliensis genome encodes these proteins:
- the guaB gene encoding IMP dehydrogenase has protein sequence MATVLGKALTFDDVLLVPEYSEVTPDMVDVSAWLTPSIKLGVPFISAAMDTVTEAEMAISMARQGGIGIIHKNMDVARQRLEVEKVKKSESGMILDPVTVAPDDTVQHALDLMSDFRVSGLPVVKNSALVGILTNRDVRFVTEPQTTLVCEVMTRENLVTVPVGTTLEEAKHHLHAHRIEKLLVVDENRQLRGLITMKDIDKVQQYPYASKDDKGRLRVGAAVSISKDCEYRASELLAAGVDVLVLDCAHGHSANVLRSVEMLRSTFPNCQLIAGNIATYEGAKALIKAGADTVKVGIGPGSICTTRVVAGVGVPQVTAVMEGSRAAREADRCCIADGGLKFSGDIVKALACGAHSVMIGSMLAGTDESPGETILYQGRAYKTYRGMGSIDAMRSGSADRYFQNPTKKLVPEGIVGRVPARGPVADTVFQLVGGLRSGMGYLGAATLDELYEKAHMVEISASGLRESHVHDVIITKEAPNYKVEN, from the coding sequence ATGGCCACTGTGCTTGGCAAGGCATTGACATTCGACGATGTCCTTCTGGTTCCCGAGTATTCGGAAGTCACCCCGGACATGGTCGACGTGTCGGCATGGCTGACTCCCAGCATCAAACTGGGCGTACCCTTCATCTCCGCCGCCATGGATACCGTGACGGAAGCGGAAATGGCCATCTCCATGGCCCGTCAGGGCGGCATCGGCATCATCCATAAGAATATGGACGTCGCCCGTCAGCGCCTTGAAGTGGAAAAGGTCAAGAAGTCCGAAAGCGGCATGATCCTCGACCCCGTCACCGTGGCTCCCGACGACACGGTGCAGCACGCCCTGGATCTCATGTCCGACTTCCGCGTTTCCGGCCTGCCCGTGGTAAAGAACAGCGCACTTGTGGGCATTCTGACCAACCGCGACGTGCGCTTCGTCACCGAGCCGCAGACCACCCTCGTCTGTGAAGTGATGACCCGCGAAAACCTCGTTACCGTGCCCGTGGGCACCACCCTCGAGGAAGCCAAGCATCACCTGCACGCCCACCGCATCGAAAAGCTCCTCGTGGTGGATGAAAACCGCCAGCTGCGCGGCCTCATCACCATGAAGGACATCGACAAGGTGCAGCAGTACCCCTACGCCAGCAAGGACGACAAGGGCCGTCTGCGCGTGGGCGCCGCCGTGAGCATCAGCAAGGACTGCGAATACCGCGCCTCCGAACTGCTCGCCGCCGGTGTGGACGTTCTGGTGCTCGACTGCGCTCACGGCCATTCCGCCAACGTGCTGCGCAGCGTGGAAATGCTGCGTTCCACCTTCCCGAACTGCCAGCTCATCGCGGGCAACATCGCCACCTATGAAGGCGCCAAGGCCCTCATCAAGGCCGGCGCCGACACCGTGAAGGTGGGCATCGGACCCGGCTCCATCTGCACCACCCGCGTGGTGGCCGGCGTGGGCGTGCCCCAGGTCACGGCCGTCATGGAAGGCAGCCGTGCCGCCCGTGAAGCCGACCGCTGCTGCATTGCCGACGGCGGTCTCAAGTTCTCCGGCGACATCGTGAAGGCTCTCGCCTGCGGCGCCCATTCCGTCATGATCGGCAGCATGCTTGCCGGTACCGACGAAAGCCCGGGCGAAACCATTCTCTACCAGGGCCGCGCCTACAAGACCTACCGCGGCATGGGTTCCATCGACGCCATGCGTTCCGGCAGCGCGGACCGCTACTTCCAGAACCCCACCAAGAAGCTGGTGCCCGAGGGCATCGTGGGCCGCGTGCCCGCCCGCGGCCCCGTGGCCGACACCGTCTTCCAGCTTGTGGGCGGCCTGCGTTCCGGCATGGGCTACCTCGGCGCCGCCACGCTTGATGAACTGTACGAAAAGGCCCACATGGTGGAAATTTCCGCCTCCGGCCTGCGCGAAAGCCACGTGCACGACGTCATCATCACCAAGGAAGCCCCCAACTACAAGGTCGAAAACTAA
- the guaA gene encoding glutamine-hydrolyzing GMP synthase produces the protein MSKVIILDFGSQVTQLIARRVREAGVYSEIHPCVISAAEVAAMHPDAVILSGGPASVGEKDAPRLDRGILELGVPVLGICYGMQLLAHELGGELAQSETREYGPADLEKVADCPLWDGMTGFAGGKSSRVWMSHGDKVQTPPPGFIVTGRTATLDVAAMSCEERGIYALQFHPEVHHSEEGALMIHNFLFKVAHIAPDWSMSSFVERVVREVRETVGESHVICALSGGVDSTVVAVLLHKAIGHQLHCIFVDNGVLRQNEGEQVVGYLREHFNLNLKYVQAADLFLDLLSGVDDPEKKRKIIGHTFIDVFDKEAQAIKDAGHDVKFLAQGTLYPDVIESVSYKGPSAVIKSHHNVGGLPEKMNMKLIEPLRELFKDEVRAVGAELGIPESILWRHPFPGPGLAIRIIGEVTRERLDILRRADVIVMDELRSSGWYRKVWQGFAVLLPLKTVGVMGDGRTYEHVVALRIVESVDAMTADWARLPDDLLARISGRIINEVKGVNRVVYDISSKPPSTIEWE, from the coding sequence ATGTCCAAAGTCATCATTCTCGACTTCGGTTCCCAGGTCACGCAGCTCATCGCCCGGCGTGTGCGTGAAGCCGGAGTCTATTCCGAAATTCATCCCTGCGTGATCTCCGCCGCCGAAGTGGCCGCCATGCATCCCGACGCCGTCATTCTTTCCGGCGGTCCGGCCAGCGTGGGGGAAAAAGACGCCCCCCGCCTCGACAGAGGCATTCTCGAACTCGGCGTGCCCGTGCTCGGCATCTGCTACGGTATGCAGCTTCTCGCCCATGAACTCGGCGGAGAACTCGCCCAGTCGGAAACCCGGGAATACGGCCCGGCCGACCTGGAAAAAGTTGCCGACTGCCCCCTGTGGGACGGCATGACCGGCTTTGCCGGGGGCAAAAGCTCCCGCGTGTGGATGTCCCACGGCGACAAGGTGCAGACGCCTCCGCCCGGATTCATCGTCACCGGCCGCACCGCCACGCTGGACGTGGCCGCCATGAGCTGCGAAGAGCGCGGCATCTACGCTCTGCAGTTCCACCCCGAAGTGCATCACTCCGAGGAAGGCGCCCTGATGATCCACAACTTCCTCTTCAAGGTGGCGCACATCGCTCCCGACTGGTCCATGAGCTCCTTTGTGGAACGCGTGGTCAGAGAAGTGCGGGAAACCGTGGGCGAAAGCCATGTCATCTGCGCCCTTTCCGGCGGCGTGGATTCCACCGTGGTGGCCGTGCTGCTGCACAAGGCCATCGGCCATCAGCTTCACTGCATTTTCGTGGACAACGGCGTTCTCAGGCAGAACGAGGGCGAACAGGTGGTGGGTTACCTGCGCGAACATTTCAACCTGAACCTCAAATACGTTCAGGCCGCCGACCTCTTCCTCGATCTGCTTTCCGGCGTGGACGACCCGGAAAAGAAGCGCAAGATCATCGGCCACACCTTCATCGATGTTTTCGACAAGGAAGCCCAGGCCATCAAGGACGCCGGACACGACGTGAAGTTCCTCGCCCAGGGCACCCTGTACCCCGACGTCATCGAATCCGTGTCCTACAAGGGCCCCAGCGCCGTCATCAAAAGCCATCACAACGTGGGCGGCCTGCCGGAAAAGATGAACATGAAGCTCATCGAACCCCTGCGCGAACTCTTCAAGGACGAAGTGCGCGCCGTGGGCGCGGAGCTCGGCATTCCCGAATCCATTCTGTGGCGTCATCCCTTCCCCGGCCCGGGACTCGCCATCCGCATCATCGGCGAAGTGACCCGCGAACGCCTGGACATTCTGCGCAGGGCCGACGTCATCGTCATGGACGAACTGCGTTCCTCCGGCTGGTACCGCAAGGTATGGCAGGGCTTTGCCGTGCTTCTGCCGCTCAAGACCGTGGGCGTCATGGGCGACGGCCGCACCTATGAGCATGTGGTCGCGCTGCGCATCGTGGAAAGCGTGGACGCCATGACCGCGGACTGGGCGCGCCTGCCCGACGACCTTCTGGCCAGAATCTCCGGCCGCATCATCAACGAAGTGAAGGGCGTCAACCGCGTGGTGTACGACATCTCCTCCAAGCCGCCGTCCACCATCGAATGGGAATAA
- the guaA gene encoding glutamine-hydrolyzing GMP synthase: MARINTEALAQAFIEEQVKALREQIGDKKVLLALSGGVDSSVVAALLIKAVGRQLVCVHVNHGLLRKGEPEQVVEVFRNQMKANLVYVDAVERFLNKLEGVSEPEQKRKIIGAEFIRVFEEEARKQEGIEFLAQGTIYPDILESGTVKAHHNVGGLPEDLQFSLVEPLKFLFKDEVRVVGKALGLPDGMVYRQPFPGPGLGVRCLGAITRDRLEAVRESDAILREEFAKNGLEGKVWQYFTVVPNFKSVGVSDGKRTFAYPVIIRAVNTVDAMTATVEDVPFSLLQHITDRITKEVSGVNRVLFDLTPKPVGTIEWE, translated from the coding sequence ATGGCCCGCATCAACACCGAGGCTCTCGCCCAGGCCTTCATCGAAGAACAGGTGAAGGCTCTGCGCGAACAGATCGGCGACAAGAAGGTGCTGCTCGCCCTTTCCGGCGGCGTGGATTCCTCCGTTGTGGCCGCCCTGCTCATCAAGGCCGTCGGCCGGCAGCTCGTCTGCGTGCACGTCAATCACGGCCTCCTGCGCAAGGGTGAACCCGAACAGGTGGTTGAAGTCTTCCGCAATCAGATGAAGGCCAACCTTGTGTATGTGGACGCCGTGGAACGCTTCCTGAACAAGCTCGAAGGCGTTTCCGAACCGGAGCAGAAGCGCAAGATCATCGGCGCGGAATTCATCCGCGTGTTTGAAGAAGAAGCCCGCAAGCAGGAAGGCATCGAATTCCTGGCTCAGGGCACCATCTATCCCGATATTCTGGAAAGCGGCACCGTCAAGGCCCACCACAACGTGGGCGGCCTGCCCGAAGACCTGCAGTTCTCCCTCGTGGAACCGCTGAAGTTCCTGTTCAAGGATGAAGTGCGCGTGGTGGGCAAGGCCCTCGGCCTGCCCGACGGCATGGTGTACCGCCAGCCCTTCCCCGGCCCCGGTCTCGGCGTGCGCTGCCTCGGCGCCATCACCCGCGACCGCCTCGAAGCCGTGCGTGAATCCGACGCCATTCTGCGTGAGGAATTCGCCAAAAACGGCCTGGAAGGCAAGGTATGGCAGTACTTCACCGTGGTGCCGAACTTCAAGTCCGTGGGCGTGTCCGACGGCAAACGCACCTTCGCCTACCCGGTGATCATCCGTGCCGTCAACACCGTGGACGCCATGACCGCCACCGTGGAAGACGTGCCCTTCTCCCTGCTGCAGCACATCACCGACCGCATCACCAAGGAAGTGAGCGGCGTCAACCGCGTGCTCTTCGACCTTACGCCGAAGCCCGTGGGCACCATCGAGTGGGAATAA
- a CDS encoding GNAT family N-acetyltransferase codes for MNCLIRPMKEEEYPLLEDFLHEAVFQKEGEEKAPRSIIRLPALYAYIEEFGARKGDLCFCAEAEGRVVGAVWVRLMQGFGHVDEETPELAVALYAPFRGRGWGSALMTRMLRELKARGCTKTSLSVHRENPALKLYRRLGYRTVKERDEDLILEYVF; via the coding sequence ATGAATTGCCTCATCCGCCCCATGAAGGAAGAGGAATACCCGCTTCTGGAAGACTTTCTCCATGAAGCAGTATTCCAGAAGGAAGGGGAAGAAAAAGCCCCCCGGAGCATCATCCGTCTTCCCGCCCTTTATGCGTATATCGAAGAGTTCGGCGCCAGAAAAGGCGATCTCTGTTTCTGCGCCGAGGCGGAAGGAAGGGTGGTCGGGGCAGTATGGGTGCGCCTCATGCAGGGCTTCGGACATGTGGATGAGGAAACGCCGGAACTTGCCGTGGCCCTGTATGCGCCCTTCCGGGGCAGAGGGTGGGGAAGCGCCCTCATGACGCGCATGCTCAGGGAGCTGAAGGCCCGGGGCTGCACAAAAACTTCTCTTTCCGTGCACAGGGAAAACCCTGCGCTGAAGCTGTACCGCAGACTCGGCTACCGCACGGTAAAAGAACGGGACGAAGACCTGATCCTGGAATATGTTTTCTGA
- a CDS encoding MGMT family protein, whose product MNFFERVYDIVRSVPPGQVISYGQVAFLAGNGRMARQVGWALHVCPEEGVPWHRVVRKDGSLPSLSEESAARQRRLLEEEGVAFDGEGRVLRIYFEGGPEKALPA is encoded by the coding sequence ATGAACTTTTTTGAAAGAGTGTACGACATCGTCCGTTCGGTTCCGCCCGGGCAGGTCATCAGCTACGGGCAGGTGGCGTTTCTCGCGGGCAACGGACGCATGGCCCGCCAGGTGGGGTGGGCGCTGCACGTCTGCCCAGAGGAAGGCGTGCCCTGGCACAGAGTCGTACGCAAGGACGGTTCCCTTCCTTCTCTTTCCGAAGAAAGCGCCGCAAGACAGCGCCGTCTGCTGGAAGAAGAAGGCGTTGCCTTCGATGGGGAGGGACGCGTTCTGCGCATATACTTTGAGGGCGGCCCGGAGAAAGCGCTCCCGGCGTGA
- the tatB gene encoding Sec-independent protein translocase protein TatB: MFGIGSTELLVILVVALLVLGPKNLPKIAHTLGRAMGEFRRVSTEFQRTLNTEIAFEEEAEKAKARKAAAGAETEKAAAQVKNAETDTENKA, from the coding sequence ATGTTCGGCATCGGCAGTACAGAATTGCTGGTCATCCTGGTTGTGGCGCTTCTGGTTCTCGGCCCCAAGAACCTGCCCAAGATAGCCCATACCCTTGGCCGCGCCATGGGCGAGTTCCGCCGTGTTTCCACGGAGTTCCAGCGCACCCTCAATACGGAAATCGCCTTTGAGGAAGAAGCGGAGAAGGCAAAGGCCAGAAAGGCCGCCGCCGGAGCCGAAACGGAAAAGGCCGCAGCACAGGTCAAAAATGCTGAGACGGATACGGAAAACAAGGCCTGA
- the tatC gene encoding twin-arginine translocase subunit TatC — MSIMGHLNELRRRLFRIVIIVLLGFVAFYGVSEPLYAFLSAPLQACMPEGSKLIYTSPQGAFFTYMKVALVASLFGTSPFSFYQLWAFIAPGLYREERRAVLPLAFFSSIFFLAGAAFCFFLVFPIAFKFFMGFATETIVPMISVEEYLSFALKLLIAFGLVFEMPLFAYFLSRFGLLTPEFMRRTRRYAILVIFIVAAILTPPDVFSQCLMALPMLLLYEVSIYVSAMAYKKKDSGDASEKSEGKKEA; from the coding sequence ATGAGCATCATGGGGCATCTCAACGAACTCAGGCGTCGGCTTTTCCGCATCGTCATCATCGTTCTTCTCGGCTTCGTGGCGTTCTACGGCGTATCCGAACCGCTGTACGCCTTCCTTTCCGCCCCTCTTCAGGCCTGTATGCCGGAGGGCAGCAAGCTCATCTACACCTCTCCGCAGGGAGCCTTCTTCACCTATATGAAGGTGGCCCTCGTGGCCTCGCTGTTCGGCACGAGTCCCTTCAGCTTCTATCAGCTCTGGGCCTTCATCGCGCCGGGCCTGTACCGTGAGGAACGGCGGGCGGTACTGCCGCTGGCCTTCTTCTCCTCCATCTTCTTCCTGGCGGGCGCGGCGTTCTGCTTCTTCCTGGTGTTCCCCATCGCCTTCAAGTTCTTCATGGGCTTCGCCACGGAAACCATCGTGCCCATGATATCGGTGGAGGAATACCTCAGCTTTGCGCTCAAGCTCCTCATCGCCTTCGGACTGGTGTTCGAAATGCCGCTGTTCGCGTATTTTCTTTCGCGCTTCGGCCTGCTCACCCCCGAGTTCATGCGCCGCACAAGGCGTTACGCCATACTGGTCATCTTCATCGTGGCCGCCATTCTCACCCCGCCGGACGTCTTCTCCCAGTGCCTCATGGCCCTGCCCATGCTGCTTCTCTACGAGGTGAGCATCTATGTTTCGGCCATGGCGTACAAGAAGAAGGATTCCGGCGACGCTTCGGAAAAAAGCGAAGGGAAAAAGGAGGCCTGA
- a CDS encoding imidazoleglycerol-phosphate dehydratase, translating into MADYSERAAELSRSTGETSVRLELLLEGAGNCTVSTGFGMLDHMLTLTAFWAGFDLRLTSSGDMHVDAHHTTEDVALCLGKALRDALGNRKGIARVGWARVPMDEALADVTIDLSGRPWLEFRGDELLPPVMAGEEKDVWREFYKAFASSAQCNLHISFQYGKNGHHLLESAAKGLGLALAQAVRRSHDRMPSTKGSLD; encoded by the coding sequence ATGGCGGACTATTCTGAACGCGCGGCAGAGCTTTCGCGCTCCACGGGGGAAACCTCGGTACGGCTGGAACTTCTGCTCGAAGGAGCGGGCAACTGCACCGTTTCCACAGGCTTCGGGATGCTCGACCACATGCTCACGCTCACGGCGTTCTGGGCCGGGTTCGACCTCCGTCTCACCTCTTCCGGCGACATGCATGTGGATGCGCACCACACCACGGAAGATGTGGCCCTGTGCCTGGGCAAAGCGCTGCGTGATGCTCTCGGCAACAGAAAAGGCATAGCCCGCGTGGGCTGGGCGCGCGTGCCCATGGACGAAGCCCTGGCCGACGTGACCATCGACCTGTCGGGCCGCCCGTGGCTGGAGTTCCGGGGCGACGAACTGCTGCCCCCCGTCATGGCGGGCGAGGAAAAAGACGTATGGCGGGAATTCTACAAGGCCTTCGCCTCCTCCGCCCAGTGCAATCTTCACATTTCTTTCCAGTACGGCAAAAACGGCCATCACCTTCTGGAATCCGCCGCCAAGGGACTGGGCCTTGCGCTGGCGCAGGCTGTGCGCCGCAGCCATGACCGTATGCCCAGCACCAAGGGGAGTCTCGACTGA
- the hisA gene encoding 1-(5-phosphoribosyl)-5-[(5-phosphoribosylamino)methylideneamino]imidazole-4-carboxamide isomerase — protein MIIFPAVDLQNGKAVRLKQGKAEESTVFNDDPVEAALHWQKQGAEWLHLIDLDGAFQGKSVNADLVARISAALDIPIELGGGVRDEDAARMWFDAGVTRLIIGTMALEKPAEYARLCSLFPGRIGVSLDAVDGRLKTRGWVTDAGVTVDEVLPRLVGDGTAFIIYTDIARDGMQSGVNMPMLTHLAETSPVPVVAAGGVATLEDIKALYPLSVNASLQGAISGRAIYEGTLNLPEAMAWIRAQKA, from the coding sequence ATGATCATCTTTCCCGCAGTAGACCTGCAGAACGGCAAGGCCGTGCGCCTGAAACAGGGCAAGGCCGAAGAGTCCACCGTTTTCAACGATGATCCGGTGGAAGCCGCCCTGCACTGGCAGAAGCAGGGCGCGGAATGGCTGCATCTCATCGACCTCGACGGCGCCTTCCAGGGCAAAAGCGTCAACGCCGACCTTGTGGCCCGCATCAGTGCCGCGCTTGACATTCCCATTGAACTCGGCGGAGGCGTCCGCGACGAAGACGCCGCGCGCATGTGGTTCGACGCAGGCGTGACCCGCCTCATCATCGGAACCATGGCGCTGGAAAAGCCCGCTGAATACGCCCGCCTCTGTTCCCTGTTCCCCGGCAGAATAGGCGTTTCCCTCGACGCCGTGGACGGCAGGCTGAAAACCCGCGGCTGGGTGACCGATGCGGGCGTTACGGTGGATGAAGTGCTGCCCCGCCTTGTGGGCGACGGCACGGCCTTCATCATCTACACCGATATCGCACGCGACGGTATGCAGAGCGGCGTGAACATGCCCATGCTCACGCACCTTGCCGAAACAAGCCCCGTACCCGTGGTGGCCGCGGGCGGCGTGGCCACGCTTGAAGACATCAAGGCCCTTTATCCCCTCAGTGTGAACGCCAGCCTTCAGGGCGCCATTTCCGGCCGCGCCATTTACGAAGGCACGCTGAACCTGCCCGAAGCCATGGCCTGGATCCGCGCGCAGAAGGCGTAG
- the mgtE gene encoding magnesium transporter codes for MTRKDIALCVRELSRNRRHLDFTTMAETGHPSDLAEELATLPRASVLSLLRGLDRETAASLFSYFSEELQTGLFHDMNKEEAARLLKHLPADERADLYGLLDAQARRNILPSLEQGIREDMLHLASFPEESTGSATTSEYISVLPETRVAAALKTVRAAARGSETVYIVYVLDREKHLLGTVSLRELLLADDNAAVESIMRRRPVSVRASWPRTRSTEMIRRYDLLALPVMDDDNKMMGIITVDDAMDIEKEQDASQLARFGGTATADDTDLDILKSSLPAMFRVRVFWLIFLTVFGVITSTFVAAQEEILSRVIVLAAFIAPIVDMGGNTGSQSATLVIRSMAVGDVTLCLSDLWRVLRREMPVACALGLSVAVLEGILAWFSKGISFDVILTVGLSMFVCTAAGGVIGLCLPFVARRMGTDPATLSSPLITSIMDLFGVCIYFAFAYLFLGDLLTAV; via the coding sequence ATGACCCGTAAGGATATCGCTCTCTGCGTCCGTGAACTGTCCCGGAACCGCCGCCACCTCGATTTCACCACCATGGCGGAAACCGGGCATCCCTCCGACCTGGCGGAAGAACTCGCCACCCTTCCCCGCGCCTCCGTCCTTTCCCTGCTGAGAGGGCTGGATAGAGAAACGGCCGCCTCCCTGTTCAGCTATTTTTCCGAAGAACTCCAGACCGGTCTTTTCCACGACATGAACAAAGAGGAGGCCGCCCGTCTGCTGAAGCATCTCCCCGCCGACGAACGCGCCGACCTCTACGGTCTGCTCGATGCTCAGGCCCGGCGGAACATTCTGCCCTCTCTGGAACAGGGCATCCGGGAAGACATGCTCCATCTGGCATCCTTCCCCGAAGAAAGCACCGGCTCCGCCACCACTTCCGAATATATTTCCGTTCTTCCCGAAACGCGGGTCGCGGCGGCGCTCAAAACCGTACGGGCTGCGGCGCGCGGCAGCGAAACCGTCTATATCGTTTATGTGCTCGACAGGGAAAAGCATCTGCTCGGCACCGTGTCGCTCCGGGAACTGCTGCTTGCGGACGACAACGCCGCCGTGGAAAGCATCATGCGCCGCCGTCCCGTTTCCGTACGCGCCTCATGGCCGCGCACCCGCTCCACGGAAATGATACGCCGCTACGACCTGCTGGCCCTGCCCGTCATGGACGACGACAACAAGATGATGGGCATCATCACCGTGGACGACGCCATGGACATAGAAAAGGAACAGGACGCCTCCCAGCTCGCCCGCTTCGGCGGCACGGCCACGGCCGACGACACCGATCTGGACATTCTGAAGTCCTCCCTGCCCGCCATGTTCAGAGTGCGCGTGTTCTGGCTCATCTTCCTTACCGTGTTCGGCGTCATCACCAGCACCTTCGTCGCCGCGCAGGAGGAAATACTCTCCCGCGTCATCGTGCTTGCCGCATTCATCGCACCCATCGTGGACATGGGCGGCAATACCGGCAGCCAGTCCGCCACGCTGGTCATACGCTCCATGGCCGTGGGCGACGTAACGCTCTGCCTGTCCGATCTGTGGCGCGTGCTCCGGCGGGAAATGCCCGTCGCCTGCGCCCTCGGGCTCAGCGTAGCCGTGCTGGAAGGGATTCTGGCCTGGTTCTCCAAGGGCATCAGCTTCGACGTCATCCTCACCGTGGGGCTCAGCATGTTCGTCTGCACCGCAGCCGGAGGCGTCATCGGCCTCTGTCTGCCCTTCGTTGCCCGTCGCATGGGCACGGACCCGGCCACGCTCTCTTCCCCGCTCATCACGTCCATCATGGATCTTTTCGGGGTATGCATCTACTTCGCCTTCGCCTATCTCTTCCTCGGTGATCTTCTGACGGCCGTATAA
- a CDS encoding DMT family transporter → MKKLMNDRRFWVGTGYCIMAALAWAIIGPVSRVCFAEGMGPTSVAFWRLAISGLCFLVHALLSGGLHARGRDLVSMLLFGAVNVSLVILSLQISIQKSGGALAIILMFTAPAWVAFFSRLIFHEAINKVKVAALALAMVGTSLVCLSGGSLGEEISYIGIGCGLLSGFTYAFQFLFFTWYKDRYSTQALFALTFLPAALVLAFFAEFGPMTLHAMGALFILSVVSTYISYFWYGQSLRYLSPVQAAILGNLEPVVSTLLCWCFWNENFSFIGWVGCALVIGSVLLLALKK, encoded by the coding sequence GTGAAAAAGCTTATGAATGATCGCCGGTTCTGGGTAGGAACCGGTTACTGCATCATGGCGGCGCTGGCCTGGGCCATCATCGGTCCTGTTTCCCGCGTGTGTTTCGCCGAAGGCATGGGGCCCACGTCCGTCGCGTTCTGGCGACTGGCCATTTCCGGCCTGTGCTTTCTTGTGCACGCGCTTTTGAGCGGAGGCCTTCATGCCCGCGGGCGCGACCTTGTAAGCATGCTGCTCTTCGGCGCCGTGAACGTGTCGCTGGTCATTCTCTCTCTGCAGATTTCCATTCAGAAAAGCGGCGGGGCGCTTGCCATCATTCTCATGTTCACGGCTCCGGCGTGGGTGGCCTTCTTCTCCCGGCTGATTTTCCATGAAGCCATCAACAAAGTGAAGGTGGCTGCGCTGGCGCTTGCCATGGTGGGAACCAGTCTGGTCTGCCTTTCGGGCGGCAGCCTCGGAGAGGAGATATCCTATATCGGCATAGGCTGCGGCCTGCTTTCCGGTTTTACCTATGCCTTCCAGTTCCTCTTTTTCACCTGGTACAAGGATCGTTATTCCACACAGGCGCTTTTCGCCCTCACCTTTCTCCCCGCCGCGCTGGTGCTGGCCTTCTTCGCGGAGTTCGGTCCCATGACGCTGCATGCGATGGGGGCTCTCTTCATTCTCAGCGTGGTGTCCACCTATATTTCCTATTTCTGGTACGGGCAGTCGCTGCGCTATCTTTCTCCTGTGCAGGCCGCCATTCTGGGCAATCTGGAACCGGTGGTGAGCACGCTTTTGTGCTGGTGCTTCTGGAACGAGAACTTTTCCTTCATCGGCTGGGTGGGCTGTGCGCTGGTCATCGGCTCCGTGCTGCTGCTTGCGCTGAAGAAGTAA
- a CDS encoding B3/4 domain-containing protein yields the protein MLEPDIRIDDDMLSRCPECRLGWLCYEAQPVESGEAVWSRFALFLPGLKARLEATPLADMPNLGESRRGYKACGKDPGRWRVSSEALYRRVRQGKDLYRINTVVDVNNLISLETGFSLGSYDRDRLEGTLVLRRGRNGESYPGIGKDAVDLENMPLLADDAGAVGSPTSDSTRAMVRPESRRILTLIYSFSPRAELERALDLARTLFVELTGAENLVCGIVEKRA from the coding sequence ATGCTCGAACCTGATATACGCATCGACGACGACATGCTTTCCCGTTGCCCGGAATGCCGTCTGGGCTGGCTCTGCTATGAGGCGCAGCCTGTGGAATCCGGCGAAGCCGTATGGAGCCGTTTCGCGCTTTTTCTGCCCGGTCTGAAGGCGCGGCTGGAAGCGACTCCCCTTGCCGACATGCCCAATCTCGGTGAATCCCGGCGCGGATACAAGGCCTGCGGCAAGGATCCGGGGCGCTGGCGCGTTTCTTCCGAAGCGCTGTACCGCCGCGTGCGTCAGGGCAAGGATCTTTACCGCATCAACACCGTGGTGGATGTGAACAACCTGATTTCTCTGGAAACGGGATTTTCTCTCGGTTCCTACGACAGGGACAGGCTGGAAGGCACGCTTGTGCTGCGTCGCGGCCGTAACGGGGAGAGCTATCCGGGCATAGGCAAGGATGCCGTGGATCTGGAGAACATGCCTCTTCTTGCGGACGACGCGGGCGCGGTGGGCAGCCCCACCAGCGATTCCACGCGGGCCATGGTGCGCCCCGAAAGCCGCCGTATCCTTACCCTCATATATTCCTTTTCGCCAAGGGCCGAACTGGAAAGAGCGCTCGATCTGGCCCGCACGCTTTTTGTGGAGCTGACGGGTGCGGAGAATCTCGTCTGCGGCATTGTGGAGAAGCGTGCGTGA
- the yjgA gene encoding ribosome biogenesis factor YjgA, giving the protein MPRRNRYQIGGEEEKECVSRSQKKRDSSALQEVGERLAKIPAVKRARLPLPEDLRDALDEYDRLSGHEARRRQMQFIGRLMREAGEEGTLQSVLDALAVLE; this is encoded by the coding sequence ATGCCCCGCAGGAACCGTTACCAGATAGGCGGAGAGGAAGAGAAGGAATGCGTGAGCCGTTCGCAGAAAAAGCGCGACAGCTCGGCCCTTCAGGAAGTGGGTGAACGCCTTGCCAAAATTCCCGCCGTCAAAAGGGCCCGCCTGCCGCTGCCCGAAGATCTGCGCGACGCTCTGGATGAGTACGACCGTCTTTCCGGTCACGAGGCCAGAAGGCGGCAGATGCAGTTCATCGGCAGGCTCATGCGCGAGGCGGGCGAGGAAGGCACACTGCAGAGCGTGCTCGACGCCCTTGCCGTGCTGGAATAG